The genomic stretch CAGGATCGCTCTTCCCGATAAAGAATTGAACAGAGTGTTGGGCGGAGGAGTTGTTCCTGGCTCGGTGGTTTTATTCGGAGGTGAACCGGGAATAGGAAAATCAACATTGATGTTGCAGATTGCTTTGCAACAGAAAAAAATCAAAACACTTTACATTTCAGGAGAAGAAAGTGAACAGCAAATAAGAATGCGTGCGGACAGAATGGGAGGAAAAAATGAGGACTGTTATATTCTTTCCGAAACGAGCATGCAGAATATTTTCAAGCAGATTGAAATGCTGGAGCCAAATCTGGTGATTGTTGATTCCATACAAACCATGTATAGCTCGCATATTGATTCTTCGCCAGGAAGCATTTCTCAGGTGAGAGAATGCACGGCAGAACTTTTGCGCTATGCGAAAGAAAGTTCTACGCCTGTGTTTCTTATAGGGCACATCACCAAAGACGGAATGCTCGCAGGTCCAAAAGTTTTAGAACACATGGTGGATACAGTTTTGCAGTTTGAAGGCGACCGGCACCATATATATAGGTTGCTCCGCACATTGAAAAATCGTTTCGGCTCCACGAATGAATTAGGAATTTACGAGATGACAGGAATTGGTTTGCGCGAAGTGAGCAACCCATCTGAAATTCTCATCACCGCACGCGAAGAACCCGTGAGTGGAGTTGCAATCGCTACAACAATGGAAGGAATCCGACCGATGCTCATAGAAATTCAAACGCTCGTTAGTTCTGCAGTATACGGAACTCCGCAACGAACCGCAACAGGTTTCGATACAAAAAGATTATCCATGCTTCTTGCCGTATTGGAAAAAAGATGCGGTTTCAAACTCGGATTGAAAGATGTTTTTCTGAATGTGGCGGGCGGAATAAAAGTAGAAGACCCGGCTATTGACCTTGCCGTGATTTGTGCGGTACTTTCCTCCAGCGAAGATATTCCCATCTCACAAAAGTTTTGTTTCTGTGCGGAAGTCGGATTGAGCGGAGAGATTCGTCCTGTCAGCAGAATAGAAAGCCGTATTTCAGAAGCGGAAAAACTCGGCTTTTCAACTATTTTTATTTCCAAATACAACCTGAAAGGGTTGAATCAAAAAAGTTTTGGAATAAAAATCACTTCTGTCGGAAAAGTGGAAGATGTGTTTCGGTTACTGTTCGGCTAATTTCACGGAGGCAATTCCATATTTCCTATCAATCGTTTCACATCATTAATGTTAATGTAATGTGCCGGAATGATATTCGTGTGCAGGCGGGGATTGCGGAAAATTTTATCAAGCCAGGGCAATGTAATTCCTCCGCGGGAAAGGCAGGTCAGTCCTCTCTTCGGATGCATCAGAATGGTGATGACGCGTTTGTTGAGAGCATCCACAAGCATGGTGACTTTCCCGTCAGCCGAAGTAAGCAAAAAATCATCTGCGGTAAAAATCATTATCTCATTCTTCCTGCCTGAATACTTCCACCACCATTTGCGTGCGAGCAACTTGGAACAGTCAATCATATATTGCAGATTAATGACCCGTGTGCTTTTATTTTTCTTGCTCTCCCTCATTTAAAATAGTTTCAAAAGCAATTACCATGCTAAAACGAGAACCAAGTATAAAATATTTGATTTCATTACGAGAAATTAGACGAGTGCTCTGTTTTCAGCAGACGAATTTCAGAAAATCTTAGATGAAAGAAAAACCCTGAAATGATAGAATCCCATAGCACTTATTACCGCAATCAAAGGCATTGCAGGAATTCTCAGTCGGGCTTCGGAAAAGGGGGGAACTGTCATGTTTGCGAAATAGAAGATGAGAAGTAAAAAAAAGAGAAGAAAAATCAATTGCTGTTTCATTGAAAATATTCCTTTTAAAAAAGCCGCATATATGATTGTAAGCAAAATTATCTGCAATACAACCAGAATCTTAGTCAGAATACTTGTATTCTTATTCCCAATCTGAAAATCAATGTAACTTCTGATTGGTTTAGCAAAAAAACCAAAAACATTTTGCACATGCTGTTTGAGGAAAATACCAAAATCATTGAAAATTATTTTCATTGATTCATTTCGAATGAACCCGGCAAATTCTGCAGGTTGTTTGAGGGCGTCACCACTGAATTGCTTTATCATTTTGGTTCTGAATTTGACCTCCGCATCCATGTATGAAATATTTTCCTTCTCAGCAATAACATTTGCCGCATGATGATTCATCAGGTTGTGACTTGGCAAATAGCTTATGGAAAATTCTCCAAAAGCAATTTTATTTCGGATAAGCCAGGGCGAAATAATAATCAAAGGAAGAAAAACAGAAATTGTAATTCGTATGAATATTTTTTTTCTTCTAAACAATAAAACAGCTGCTTGAATCACCGGAATAAAAACAGCAATAGGTCTGCATAGAATAAGTAATCCGCAAAAAAAAGAAGCATAGAAAAGAAATTTTCTTTCGTTAGATTTTAAAAACCTGACAAAGAAAAGACAGTAAACTGAAAATAAAAAACTAAAAAGTGTTTCCGTGAGTATGAAATTTGAAAAAATGATAGAAGAAAAATCAAGGGCTATAATTAATCCTGCAATAAAAACAATTTTTCGGTTCTGAAATATTTCTTCGCAGATGCGCATTGTAAAATAGCAGGTAAAAGCAGAAAGAATTGCCTGAGCAAGCACGATAAAGAAATTATTAAGATGCAATAATTGAAAGAGAGAAATTAAAATCGGATACAAAGGAGTGCGAAAATAATCGGGGTCGAAAGGAAGAGAAGCACACTGGCTGAACACTCCATGCTCCAATAAATTTTTTGCCAGATACCAGTAGCCGTAAGAATCATATACCCAAATACCATCGGGGTTGAGAAACAAAACCGCCAATGCCCAGCCGAGGCGCAGAAGAAAAGCAAGCAATACTATTTTTCTGATTGTCATTCGCTTTTTTCCGGTTCAACATTTTTTCTTACGCTGCAGCTGCTTTCTTTTCGATACTCACTAAATAAACACCTGTAAATATCATCAGCGCAGAAAAAATCTTTTCCCATGTTAACGTATCATTTTTAAAAACAAAAATAGAGATGAGCGCTGTGAGAAACGGTTGCGTATAAATGTAGGCACTTACGATGGAAGGAGAAAGTTCTTTCAGCGCAAGGGTGTTGAGCAGATAGGCCACAAAGGTAGTGAACACAATTACAAATCCGGCATAGAACCAAACATGCATAGATAAATTTTGCCACTCTAAATTTATTCCATCAGCAATGCCGAAAGGGAGAACAAGCGGTAATCCGAAAAGAAAAACCCATTTGAGTATGGTGATGCTGTGGTATTTTTTCATCAGCGGTTTCACCAGCACGAGAAATGTTCCCCACGAACAGGCATTGATGAACACAAATACATCTCCGAGAAAAGAAGCTTCTTTTTGCTCCCCGCCCATATTCTGGTAAACTAAATAGGCGGCACCTGAAAAACCTATTGCAATACCCACCGTTTTTAAAAGAGTGATTCTTTCTTTGATGATCAAACTGGCGATGATGAGCACAAGAATAGGAGTGGTAATCATCATAATGGCGGCATCTATGGGAGAGGTGAGGTGAAGTCCTTTCAGAAAAAGCGACTGATTGATTGCCACACCACAAATTCCCAACGCGAACAATCTCAAAAAATCCTTCTTATCAACCTTTTCATTAATGATGAATGAAGATGTCCAGAATAAAATAATTGCTCCTGCCACGCGCATAATCACCAGCACGTTGTAAGGAATATCTGCCATCACGATTTTCGCTATAGGAAAACTTGCCGCATACAGCGCCTGCGAAATAAAAAGAAAGATGTGGGCCTGGAGATTTTTGTTCATGGTAAATTGCCAATATACAAATGATACAAATCGGACTAATGGAGAAAAATTTACCTTTGTTCACATCGCAAATCTCACTACTCACTACTCAAGACTCAAGACTATGCGTTTCGCAACCAAAGCTATTCACGCAGGGCAGGAGCCCGACCCGACCACGGGCGCCATCATGACTCCCATTTATCAGACTTCCACTTATGTACAGGAAGCTCCCGGAAAAAACAAGGGCTACGCTTACGCTCGGGGAAAAAATCCTACACGCATCGCTCTTGAAAAATGTATTGCTTCTCTCGAGAACGCAAAACACGGCTTGTGTTTCTCCAGTGGAATGGGCGCAAGCGATGCGATTATTAAATTACTCAAGCCGGGCGATGAAGTGATTGCCACCAATGATTTGTACGGAGGAAGCTACCGAATGTTCGAAAAAATTTATTCCGGCTACGGAATAAAATTTCATTATGTGGATATGAGTTCTCCGAATACTATTTCAAAGCAGGTAAATGCGAAAACAAAAATGCTTTGGGTGGAATCTCCCACCAACCCGATGATGAAGATCATTGACATCTCCGCCTGCGCAAAAATCGCGAAAGATAAAAACCTGATTCTTGTTGTGGATAATACATTTGCCTCACCTTATCTGCAAAACCCTCTCGGCATAGGCGCATCCATTGTTATGCATTCAGTTACAAAATACATTGCCGGGCATTCTGATGTGGTGATGGGCGCCACCTGCACCAACGATGACAAACTTCATGAACAGCTTGCTTTCATTCTAAACTCTTGCGGGGCGAATCCCGGACCGATGGATTCATTCCTTGTCCTCCGCGGAATAAAAACCTTGCATGTGCGGATGGAAAGGCATTGCGAGAACGGGAAAAAGATTGCCGAGTTCCTGAGAAATCATC from Bacteroidota bacterium encodes the following:
- the radA gene encoding DNA repair protein RadA, giving the protein MSKIKTSFFCQNCGAQSGKWIGKCPSCNEWNTYVEEVIQKSGDEKKKGIGSSNQRATKPLRISEIEQSGEIRIALPDKELNRVLGGGVVPGSVVLFGGEPGIGKSTLMLQIALQQKKIKTLYISGEESEQQIRMRADRMGGKNEDCYILSETSMQNIFKQIEMLEPNLVIVDSIQTMYSSHIDSSPGSISQVRECTAELLRYAKESSTPVFLIGHITKDGMLAGPKVLEHMVDTVLQFEGDRHHIYRLLRTLKNRFGSTNELGIYEMTGIGLREVSNPSEILITAREEPVSGVAIATTMEGIRPMLIEIQTLVSSAVYGTPQRTATGFDTKRLSMLLAVLEKRCGFKLGLKDVFLNVAGGIKVEDPAIDLAVICAVLSSSEDIPISQKFCFCAEVGLSGEIRPVSRIESRISEAEKLGFSTIFISKYNLKGLNQKSFGIKITSVGKVEDVFRLLFG
- a CDS encoding cystathionine gamma-synthase; amino-acid sequence: MRFATKAIHAGQEPDPTTGAIMTPIYQTSTYVQEAPGKNKGYAYARGKNPTRIALEKCIASLENAKHGLCFSSGMGASDAIIKLLKPGDEVIATNDLYGGSYRMFEKIYSGYGIKFHYVDMSSPNTISKQVNAKTKMLWVESPTNPMMKIIDISACAKIAKDKNLILVVDNTFASPYLQNPLGIGASIVMHSVTKYIAGHSDVVMGATCTNDDKLHEQLAFILNSCGANPGPMDSFLVLRGIKTLHVRMERHCENGKKIAEFLRNHPKVDKVHWPGFPDSPNHSIAKKQMKDFGGMMSFTLKGNKLEDAFRIASGTKVFSLAESLGGVESLISHPPTMTHASIPKEERAKIGIADSFLRISVGIEDAEDLIEDLKQALG
- a CDS encoding EamA family transporter, with the protein product MNKNLQAHIFLFISQALYAASFPIAKIVMADIPYNVLVIMRVAGAIILFWTSSFIINEKVDKKDFLRLFALGICGVAINQSLFLKGLHLTSPIDAAIMMITTPILVLIIASLIIKERITLLKTVGIAIGFSGAAYLVYQNMGGEQKEASFLGDVFVFINACSWGTFLVLVKPLMKKYHSITILKWVFLFGLPLVLPFGIADGINLEWQNLSMHVWFYAGFVIVFTTFVAYLLNTLALKELSPSIVSAYIYTQPFLTALISIFVFKNDTLTWEKIFSALMIFTGVYLVSIEKKAAAA
- a CDS encoding glycosyltransferase family 39 protein, producing the protein MTIRKIVLLAFLLRLGWALAVLFLNPDGIWVYDSYGYWYLAKNLLEHGVFSQCASLPFDPDYFRTPLYPILISLFQLLHLNNFFIVLAQAILSAFTCYFTMRICEEIFQNRKIVFIAGLIIALDFSSIIFSNFILTETLFSFLFSVYCLFFVRFLKSNERKFLFYASFFCGLLILCRPIAVFIPVIQAAVLLFRRKKIFIRITISVFLPLIIISPWLIRNKIAFGEFSISYLPSHNLMNHHAANVIAEKENISYMDAEVKFRTKMIKQFSGDALKQPAEFAGFIRNESMKIIFNDFGIFLKQHVQNVFGFFAKPIRSYIDFQIGNKNTSILTKILVVLQIILLTIIYAAFLKGIFSMKQQLIFLLFFLLLIFYFANMTVPPFSEARLRIPAMPLIAVISAMGFYHFRVFLSSKIF